In Nocardioides conyzicola, one genomic interval encodes:
- a CDS encoding trimethylamine methyltransferase family protein — MFRNKMPRYEILSEEAMATLDRGWRKLMTEIGVEFMDDRALDLFRRAGQRVEDKTAFLDPDWVLEQVAKAPREFDLQARNPANSVHVGGDSMVFSGVYGPPFVRDGEVRRDGTMDDFENFTRLAQSFSVLDSAGGVITEPNDTPLDSRHLDMTYALQTLTDKIYMGNVVSGVNAADTIAMTEILFGSRESIEETPAIISLINCNSPMRWDDRMLESQFEYSAANQPVILTPFILMGAMSPVTIPAALVQQIVEALSGIALSQLIRPGAPVVFGSFLSNIDMQSGSPTFGTPESGIGLLCTGQIARHFGLPFRTGGGLTSSQVPDAQAGYEALMTMMPTFLAGANFVMHSAGWLEGGLVAGFEKFVIDAQLVEMLQHEFTPLEIDEESMAFGAHEEVGHGGHFLGAMHTMERFRTCFYRPFLNSSDNYERWMRNGAKDTAARATDIYKKRLDEYEQPPLDDAIRAELEEYVVRRRTELGD, encoded by the coding sequence ATGTTCCGCAACAAGATGCCGCGCTACGAGATCCTGTCCGAGGAGGCGATGGCCACCCTGGACCGTGGCTGGCGCAAGCTGATGACCGAGATCGGCGTCGAGTTCATGGACGACCGGGCCCTCGACCTGTTCCGCCGAGCCGGGCAGCGCGTGGAGGACAAGACGGCGTTCCTCGACCCCGACTGGGTGCTCGAGCAGGTCGCCAAGGCGCCGAGGGAGTTCGACCTCCAGGCCCGCAACCCGGCGAACTCGGTGCACGTCGGCGGCGACTCGATGGTGTTCAGCGGCGTCTACGGGCCGCCGTTCGTCCGCGACGGTGAGGTGCGCCGCGACGGCACGATGGACGACTTCGAGAACTTCACCCGTCTCGCCCAGAGCTTCTCGGTGCTCGACTCCGCCGGCGGTGTGATCACCGAGCCCAACGACACCCCGTTGGACAGCCGCCACCTCGACATGACCTACGCGCTCCAGACGCTGACCGACAAGATCTACATGGGCAACGTGGTCTCGGGGGTCAACGCCGCGGACACGATCGCGATGACCGAGATCCTGTTCGGGTCCCGGGAGTCGATCGAGGAGACGCCCGCGATCATCTCCCTGATCAACTGCAACTCGCCGATGCGGTGGGACGACCGGATGCTCGAGTCGCAGTTCGAGTACTCGGCGGCCAACCAGCCGGTCATCCTCACGCCGTTCATCCTGATGGGCGCGATGTCGCCGGTGACGATCCCGGCCGCCCTCGTCCAGCAGATCGTGGAGGCACTGTCGGGGATCGCGCTGTCCCAGCTGATCCGGCCCGGCGCGCCCGTCGTCTTCGGCTCGTTCCTGTCCAACATCGACATGCAGTCCGGCTCGCCGACGTTCGGGACGCCGGAGTCGGGCATCGGCCTGCTCTGCACCGGACAGATCGCGCGGCACTTCGGGCTGCCGTTCCGCACCGGAGGCGGGCTGACGTCGTCACAGGTGCCCGACGCCCAGGCCGGCTACGAGGCGCTGATGACGATGATGCCGACCTTCCTGGCCGGCGCGAACTTCGTCATGCACTCCGCCGGCTGGCTCGAGGGCGGGCTCGTCGCCGGCTTCGAGAAGTTCGTGATCGACGCCCAGCTGGTCGAGATGCTCCAGCACGAGTTCACCCCCCTGGAGATCGACGAGGAGTCGATGGCCTTCGGCGCGCACGAGGAGGTCGGCCACGGCGGCCACTTCCTCGGGGCGATGCACACGATGGAGCGCTTCCGGACCTGCTTCTACCGGCCCTTCCTCAACTCGTCCGACAACTACGAGCGCTGGATGCGCAACGGCGCGAAGGACACCGCCGCCCGGGCGACGGACATCTACAAGAAGCGGCTCGACGAGTACGAGCAGCCGCCGCTGGACGACGCGATCCGCGCCGAGCTCGAGGAGTACGTCGTACGCCGGCGGACGGAGCTCGGCGACTAG
- a CDS encoding IclR family transcriptional regulator encodes MAETSTNGTQAVDRAAQLVSTVVHADAPLSFADLQESSGLAKSTTSRMLTALERTGLVERDDSGSYVAGSLFWLYAARHDPWEELVRLARPAMERIGDATHETVHLSVTRGEKVVQVAQVDSRYLLGTRDWTEIEVPAHTSALGKVFYAWGALPVPDGALEQLTEATIADPAALRREGITTRKRGWAVTHDELEVGLTGIAVPVQGPRGDVVAALGISGPTARLEDRLAELGHNLSSHAADLSGLLRGRTPSTVKKAGVA; translated from the coding sequence ATGGCCGAGACGAGCACCAACGGGACCCAGGCGGTGGACCGCGCTGCCCAGCTGGTGTCGACGGTCGTGCACGCCGACGCGCCGCTCTCCTTCGCCGACCTCCAGGAGTCCAGCGGGCTCGCGAAGTCGACGACCTCGCGGATGCTGACCGCCCTCGAGCGCACCGGCCTGGTGGAGCGCGACGACTCCGGCTCGTACGTCGCCGGCTCGCTCTTCTGGCTGTACGCCGCGCGCCACGACCCGTGGGAGGAGCTGGTCCGGCTGGCCCGCCCCGCGATGGAGCGGATCGGCGACGCCACCCACGAGACCGTGCACCTGAGCGTGACCCGCGGCGAGAAGGTCGTCCAGGTCGCGCAGGTCGACTCCCGCTACCTGCTCGGCACCCGCGACTGGACCGAGATCGAGGTCCCGGCGCACACCTCGGCGCTCGGCAAGGTCTTCTACGCCTGGGGTGCGCTGCCGGTCCCCGACGGCGCCCTGGAGCAGCTGACCGAGGCGACCATCGCCGACCCCGCGGCCCTGCGCCGCGAGGGCATCACGACCCGCAAGCGCGGGTGGGCGGTCACCCACGACGAGCTCGAGGTCGGCCTCACCGGCATCGCCGTACCCGTCCAGGGTCCGCGCGGTGACGTCGTCGCCGCGCTCGGCATCTCCGGACCCACCGCTCGGCTCGAGGACCGGCTCGCCGAGCTCGGTCACAACCTGTCGTCCCACGCAGCCGACCTCTCCGGCCTGCTGCGCGGCCGAACCCCATCCACCGTGAAGAAGGCGGGCGTGGCATGA
- a CDS encoding corrinoid protein has translation MTPEEILQGLYDETLVGNAPRVLELTEEGLATGMEPQTLLFDALIPSLEEVGARFERGDFFVPEMLIAGRAMAGAMERLRPLLAETGVQTIGKFLMGTVKGDVHDIGKNLVNIMLEGAGFEVIDLGVQVAPEKFVSAIQEHQPDIVGFSAFLTTTMPMFKANMNALEKAGLRDSVVVMVGGAPVTQEYADAVGADGYAADASATVKKAKALLHEKRSKVPA, from the coding sequence ATGACACCTGAAGAGATCCTCCAGGGCCTGTACGACGAGACCCTGGTCGGCAACGCACCCCGCGTCCTCGAGCTGACCGAGGAGGGGCTGGCCACCGGCATGGAGCCGCAGACGCTGCTCTTCGACGCGCTCATCCCCTCGCTCGAGGAGGTCGGCGCCCGCTTCGAGCGCGGCGACTTCTTCGTCCCCGAGATGCTGATCGCCGGCCGCGCGATGGCCGGCGCGATGGAGCGGCTCCGACCGCTGCTCGCCGAGACCGGCGTGCAGACCATCGGCAAGTTCCTGATGGGCACGGTCAAGGGCGACGTCCACGACATCGGCAAGAACCTCGTCAACATCATGCTGGAGGGCGCCGGCTTCGAGGTCATCGACCTCGGTGTCCAGGTGGCGCCGGAGAAGTTCGTCTCCGCGATCCAGGAGCACCAGCCCGACATCGTCGGCTTCTCCGCCTTCCTCACCACCACCATGCCGATGTTCAAGGCCAACATGAACGCGCTCGAGAAGGCCGGCCTCCGCGACTCCGTCGTGGTCATGGTCGGCGGTGCTCCCGTCACGCAGGAGTACGCCGACGCGGTCGGCGCCGACGGGTACGCCGCCGACGCCTCCGCCACCGTCAAGAAGGCCAAGGCGCTGCTCCACGAGAAGCGCTCCAAGGTCCCGGCATGA
- a CDS encoding dihydropteroate synthase: MSAEPLETVLRGTGGDVVIGHGRRFCLIGERINPTGRRIFQEQLRAGDLSAIERDVIAQVEGGADVLDVNMGVPLTDEADLLAQAIQLVQGITDKPICIDSSVIEALEAGLSVYQGRALVNSVTAEDDRLAAILPLVKKYDAAIIALPNDHDEIPMEADKRLDLTAKIVRVATQEYGIAQADIVIDPLAMPIGADTSTSRVTWETMQRIRDEFGVNMTCGASNTSFGMPGRHTLGAAWLPMAMTAGLTSAIMDTRTPQIVEAVKAADVFMDHDEWGMAWIAAHRAKAAATA; this comes from the coding sequence ATGAGCGCCGAGCCCCTCGAGACCGTCCTGCGCGGCACCGGTGGCGACGTCGTCATCGGGCACGGTCGCCGGTTCTGCCTGATCGGCGAGCGGATCAACCCCACCGGCCGCCGGATCTTCCAGGAGCAGCTGCGCGCGGGCGACCTCTCCGCGATCGAGCGTGACGTGATCGCCCAGGTCGAGGGCGGCGCCGACGTGCTCGACGTCAACATGGGCGTCCCGCTGACCGACGAGGCCGACCTGCTCGCCCAGGCGATCCAGCTCGTGCAGGGCATCACCGACAAGCCCATCTGCATCGACTCGTCGGTGATCGAGGCGCTCGAGGCGGGCCTGTCCGTCTACCAGGGCCGCGCACTGGTCAACTCGGTCACCGCCGAGGACGACCGCCTCGCCGCGATCCTCCCGCTGGTCAAGAAGTACGACGCCGCGATCATCGCGCTGCCCAACGACCACGACGAGATCCCGATGGAGGCCGACAAGCGGCTCGACCTGACGGCCAAGATCGTCCGGGTCGCGACGCAGGAGTACGGCATCGCGCAGGCCGACATCGTGATCGACCCGCTGGCGATGCCGATCGGCGCCGACACCTCCACGTCGCGGGTCACCTGGGAGACCATGCAGCGGATCCGCGACGAGTTCGGCGTCAACATGACCTGCGGGGCGTCCAACACGTCGTTCGGCATGCCCGGCCGGCACACCCTGGGCGCGGCGTGGCTGCCGATGGCGATGACCGCCGGCCTCACGAGCGCGATCATGGACACCCGGACGCCGCAGATCGTCGAGGCGGTCAAGGCCGCCGACGTCTTCATGGACCACGACGAGTGGGGCATGGCCTGGATCGCGGCCCACCGGGCGAAGGCGGCAGCGACCGCGTGA
- a CDS encoding ASKHA domain-containing protein encodes MIDAEVPHDGTGRVELSFTVLDADPERTAKRQVRVPPGVTVFDSASWNGIAIDSTCGGHGTCHKCKVKVEGPTPITRHDQKTFSRDQLDEGWRLACLVNATRDLVVDVPPLTTRPKAATVGVGRQVILRPAIQKRYVELEEPTLADQRTDLDRLLDAIDDLEPVADLHLLRRLPTVLRAADFKVTAVIVDEALIDVEPGDTTKTQYAIAFDLGTTTVVATLLDVATGTPVAVASMLNRQQPFGGDVITRISATMMDPEALGRLQRAAAETLSTLATQVCTEGGVEPAQVYEVAVAGNATMTALVLGIDPEPLGVAPFIMSSPQPPDMLASELGLTLHPRARATLFPALGAYVGGDIVAGMLASGMDRDKRTRLFIDVGTNCEIVLSDGDRILSTAAPAGPAFEGGAIRCGMRAADGAIEVVKLGDDVDLGVIGDVEPRGLCGSGLVDAVAELVKVGLLDASGRYVTDAVAKEVAPSLADRLTTISTERGEERIFVLHRPTPDAEPEDCVVLTQRDVRELQFAKAAISTGWTLLLEELGLEHRDIQQVLLAGSFGSYLSAASAVRIGLVPQLPVLRIVAAGNVAGEGAKMALLSVRERAGARALLEEVTYVELSDRPEFNDRFVDQLGF; translated from the coding sequence GTGATCGACGCCGAGGTCCCCCACGACGGCACCGGCCGCGTCGAGCTGTCGTTCACGGTCCTCGACGCCGACCCGGAGCGCACCGCGAAGCGCCAGGTGCGGGTGCCGCCGGGCGTCACCGTCTTCGACTCCGCGTCGTGGAACGGCATCGCGATCGACTCCACCTGCGGCGGGCACGGCACCTGCCACAAGTGCAAGGTGAAGGTCGAGGGACCGACTCCCATCACCCGGCACGACCAGAAGACCTTCAGCCGCGACCAGCTCGACGAGGGTTGGCGGCTCGCCTGCCTGGTCAACGCCACCCGCGACCTGGTCGTCGACGTACCGCCGCTCACCACCCGCCCCAAGGCCGCCACCGTCGGCGTCGGGCGCCAGGTGATCCTGCGGCCGGCGATCCAGAAGAGGTACGTCGAGCTCGAGGAGCCCACCCTCGCCGACCAGCGCACCGACCTCGACCGCCTGCTCGACGCAATCGACGACCTCGAGCCGGTCGCCGACCTGCACCTGCTGCGCCGGCTGCCCACGGTGCTGCGCGCCGCCGACTTCAAGGTCACCGCGGTGATCGTCGACGAGGCCCTGATCGACGTCGAGCCCGGCGACACCACGAAGACGCAGTACGCCATCGCCTTCGACCTCGGCACGACCACGGTCGTCGCCACCCTGCTCGACGTCGCGACCGGCACCCCGGTCGCGGTCGCGTCGATGCTCAACAGGCAGCAGCCCTTCGGCGGCGACGTGATCACCCGGATCAGCGCCACGATGATGGACCCCGAGGCGCTCGGCCGGCTGCAGCGCGCGGCCGCGGAGACCCTGTCCACGCTGGCGACCCAGGTCTGCACCGAGGGCGGGGTCGAACCCGCGCAGGTCTACGAGGTCGCCGTCGCGGGCAACGCCACGATGACCGCCCTGGTGCTCGGCATCGACCCCGAGCCGCTCGGCGTCGCGCCCTTCATCATGTCCTCGCCCCAGCCCCCCGACATGCTCGCCTCCGAGCTCGGCCTGACGCTGCACCCGCGGGCCCGGGCCACCCTCTTCCCGGCCCTGGGCGCGTACGTCGGCGGCGACATCGTCGCCGGCATGCTGGCGTCCGGCATGGACCGCGACAAGCGCACCCGCCTCTTCATCGACGTCGGCACCAACTGCGAGATCGTGCTCAGCGACGGCGACCGGATCCTGTCGACGGCGGCCCCGGCGGGCCCCGCGTTCGAGGGTGGCGCGATCCGCTGCGGGATGCGCGCGGCGGACGGCGCCATCGAGGTCGTCAAGCTGGGAGACGACGTTGACCTCGGGGTGATTGGCGACGTGGAGCCGCGCGGCCTGTGCGGGTCCGGACTCGTCGACGCGGTCGCCGAGCTCGTCAAGGTCGGGCTCCTCGACGCATCGGGGCGCTACGTGACCGACGCGGTCGCTAAGGAGGTCGCCCCGTCCCTCGCCGACCGGCTCACCACGATCAGCACCGAGCGTGGGGAGGAGCGGATCTTCGTGCTGCACCGGCCCACGCCGGACGCCGAGCCGGAGGACTGCGTGGTGCTGACGCAGCGCGACGTCCGCGAGCTCCAGTTCGCCAAGGCCGCGATCTCGACCGGGTGGACGCTGCTGCTCGAGGAGCTCGGCCTGGAGCACCGCGACATCCAGCAGGTGCTGCTCGCCGGCTCGTTCGGCAGCTACCTCTCGGCCGCGTCGGCCGTCCGGATCGGGCTGGTGCCCCAGCTGCCCGTGCTGCGCATCGTCGCCGCCGGCAACGTCGCCGGCGAGGGCGCGAAGATGGCCTTGCTGTCGGTGCGCGAGCGCGCCGGCGCCCGGGCGCTGCTGGAGGAGGTGACGTATGTCGAGCTCTCCGACCGCCCCGAGTTCAACGACCGCTTCGTCGACCAGCTCGGCTTCTGA
- a CDS encoding DUF1638 domain-containing protein, whose amino-acid sequence MSSSPTAPSSTTASSTSSASEPRTALIACGAIAQPCKEIVDRHGWPVDVHPLPPLLHNQPQLIAGEVRRLAAELAASYDSVAIGYADCGTYGALDSVCAELGLARLPGLHCYDVFAGPSRVEQLFDDQPGTYVLTDFLVRSFARTVVQELGLDRYPDLRDTYFGHYTRVVWLAQQPDAELHALAQDAAARIGLPLTVVETGDGRLESALADLVSG is encoded by the coding sequence ATGTCGAGCTCTCCGACCGCCCCGAGTTCAACGACCGCTTCGTCGACCAGCTCGGCTTCTGAGCCGCGGACAGCCCTCATCGCCTGCGGGGCGATCGCCCAGCCCTGCAAGGAGATCGTCGACCGGCACGGCTGGCCGGTCGACGTGCACCCGCTGCCGCCGCTGCTGCACAACCAGCCCCAGCTGATCGCGGGAGAGGTACGCCGGCTGGCGGCCGAGCTGGCCGCGTCGTACGACTCCGTCGCGATCGGGTACGCCGACTGCGGCACGTACGGCGCACTCGACTCCGTCTGCGCCGAGCTCGGCCTGGCCCGGCTCCCCGGCCTGCACTGCTACGACGTCTTCGCCGGCCCGTCCCGGGTCGAGCAGCTCTTCGACGACCAGCCTGGCACCTACGTGCTGACCGACTTCCTGGTGCGCTCGTTCGCGCGCACCGTGGTCCAGGAGCTCGGCCTGGACCGCTACCCGGACCTGCGCGACACCTACTTCGGCCACTACACGCGTGTGGTCTGGCTCGCCCAGCAGCCCGATGCCGAGCTGCACGCCCTGGCTCAGGACGCAGCAGCCCGGATCGGGCTCCCGCTCACCGTCGTCGAGACCGGCGACGGCCGGCTGGAGAGCGCGCTGGCCGACCTCGTCAGCGGATGA
- a CDS encoding hemerythrin domain-containing protein produces MSTDAIVMLKDDHKLILRTFKDFEAAGDDAYVAKGKLVDRMVELLTVHTYIENEVMYPRVRELVPELEDDVLESYEEHHVADVLVMELVAMKPTDERFTAKTTVLIENVRHHIEEEEDEWFPQVREALGRKVLQEIGAEMAAARTKAPRSPARPSALKKTIDAVIR; encoded by the coding sequence ATGTCCACTGACGCCATCGTCATGCTCAAGGACGACCACAAGCTGATCCTGCGCACCTTCAAGGACTTCGAGGCCGCCGGCGACGACGCCTACGTGGCCAAGGGCAAGCTGGTCGACCGGATGGTCGAGCTGCTCACCGTCCACACCTACATCGAGAACGAGGTCATGTACCCGCGCGTCCGCGAGCTCGTCCCCGAGCTCGAGGACGACGTGCTCGAGTCCTACGAGGAGCACCACGTCGCCGACGTCCTGGTGATGGAGCTCGTGGCCATGAAGCCGACCGACGAGCGCTTCACGGCCAAGACCACGGTCCTGATCGAGAACGTGCGCCACCACATCGAGGAGGAGGAGGACGAGTGGTTCCCCCAGGTGCGGGAGGCGCTCGGCCGCAAGGTCCTCCAGGAGATCGGCGCCGAGATGGCGGCGGCCCGGACGAAGGCGCCGCGCAGCCCGGCCCGGCCCAGCGCCCTGAAGAAGACGATCGACGCCGTCATCCGCTGA
- a CDS encoding catalase: MDPSTPAKVVKKAVKSTVEGAAARVAEKLADLERPEVPGTPGSGTPKVAEPTKPVEPLPPKPDQAGPERRTATGAPTDAPAEAVSGQGRFLTTSQGARLRDSDHSLKAGRRGPTLLQDHHLREKITHFDHERIPERVVHARGAGAHGTFIGYGNARSVTKAGFLAKNAETPVFVRFSTVLGSRGSADTVRDTRGFATKFYTDEGTFDLVGNNIPVFFIQDGIKFPDVIHAGKPHPDREIPQAQSAHDTFWDFVSLHTEAQHHTIWNMSDRGIPRSYRTMEGFGVHTFRCVNAAGETSLVKFHWKPVLGVHSLTWEEAQLLAGTDPDFHRRDLADALEAGAFPQWELGVQVFPDTLEETFDDIDLLDPTKLVPEELAPVQPIGLLTLTHNPTNYFAETEQVAFHVGNLVPGIDVTNDPLLQARLFSYVDTQLTRLGGPNFSQIPINRPHAPVNDMLRDGFHQSAVHGGIAPYQPNSLDGGCPFFAGGAKDGAFVDVPAHVAESVKTREAPASYDDHYSQVRQFWLSMTPPEKEHIVAAYTFELAKCFEQAIKERQLLALANIDPDLCAQVAAGLGLPAPEPTVPLIDLAPSPALSQIGGTWPTDGRIVGILVDPDGDLSGLDAVRTAVSAAGMVPLVVAPYGGKLADGTTVQRTFAATRSVEFDAVLVAGSPAPGADALVVRDSKVGDDENAVLDPRVVLLLQECFRHAKAIGAWGAGVDALELAGVADAPGVLIGDDPATVFTELHTALGAHRVWERFGTVLG; this comes from the coding sequence ATGGATCCGAGCACGCCCGCCAAGGTCGTCAAGAAGGCCGTCAAGTCCACCGTCGAAGGTGCGGCCGCGCGCGTCGCCGAGAAGCTGGCCGATCTGGAGCGACCGGAGGTCCCAGGGACGCCGGGGTCCGGTACGCCGAAGGTGGCCGAGCCGACCAAGCCGGTCGAGCCGCTGCCGCCCAAGCCGGACCAGGCCGGCCCGGAGCGTCGTACGGCGACCGGCGCGCCGACCGACGCGCCCGCCGAGGCCGTCTCGGGGCAGGGCCGGTTCCTCACCACCTCGCAGGGTGCGCGGCTGCGCGACAGCGACCACTCGCTCAAGGCCGGCCGGCGAGGCCCGACCCTCCTGCAGGACCACCACCTGCGCGAGAAGATCACTCACTTCGACCACGAGCGGATCCCGGAGCGGGTCGTCCACGCGCGGGGCGCCGGCGCCCACGGCACGTTCATCGGCTACGGCAACGCCCGGTCGGTGACCAAGGCCGGCTTCCTCGCGAAGAACGCCGAGACCCCTGTGTTCGTGCGGTTCTCGACCGTCCTGGGCTCGCGCGGATCCGCTGACACGGTGCGCGACACCCGCGGCTTCGCGACGAAGTTCTACACCGACGAGGGCACCTTCGACCTGGTCGGCAACAACATCCCCGTCTTCTTCATCCAGGACGGCATCAAGTTCCCCGACGTGATCCACGCCGGCAAGCCGCACCCGGACCGCGAGATCCCCCAGGCGCAGAGCGCCCACGACACGTTCTGGGACTTCGTCTCGCTCCACACCGAGGCGCAGCACCACACCATCTGGAACATGTCCGACCGCGGCATCCCTCGCTCCTACCGGACCATGGAGGGATTCGGCGTCCACACCTTCCGGTGCGTCAACGCCGCCGGCGAGACCTCGCTGGTGAAGTTCCACTGGAAGCCGGTCCTGGGCGTGCACTCGCTCACCTGGGAGGAGGCGCAGCTGCTGGCGGGGACCGACCCCGACTTCCACCGGCGCGACCTCGCGGACGCCCTCGAGGCGGGCGCCTTCCCGCAGTGGGAGCTCGGCGTCCAGGTCTTCCCCGACACGCTCGAGGAGACCTTCGACGACATCGACCTGCTCGACCCGACCAAGCTGGTCCCGGAGGAGCTCGCGCCGGTCCAGCCCATCGGGCTGCTCACCCTGACCCACAACCCGACGAACTACTTCGCCGAGACGGAGCAGGTCGCCTTCCACGTCGGCAACCTGGTGCCGGGCATCGACGTCACCAACGACCCGCTCCTGCAGGCCAGGCTCTTCTCGTACGTCGACACGCAGCTGACCCGGCTGGGCGGACCGAACTTCAGCCAGATCCCGATCAACCGGCCGCACGCGCCGGTAAACGACATGCTGCGCGACGGCTTCCACCAGAGCGCCGTGCACGGCGGCATCGCGCCGTACCAGCCGAACTCCCTCGACGGCGGCTGCCCGTTCTTCGCCGGCGGCGCCAAGGACGGCGCGTTCGTCGACGTCCCGGCCCACGTCGCGGAGTCGGTGAAGACCCGGGAGGCGCCCGCGTCGTACGACGACCACTACAGCCAGGTCCGGCAGTTCTGGCTGAGCATGACGCCGCCGGAGAAGGAGCACATCGTCGCGGCGTACACGTTCGAGCTCGCGAAGTGCTTCGAGCAGGCGATCAAGGAGCGTCAGCTGCTGGCGCTGGCCAACATCGACCCGGACCTCTGCGCCCAGGTCGCGGCCGGGCTGGGGCTTCCAGCTCCGGAGCCGACCGTGCCGCTGATCGACCTGGCTCCGAGCCCCGCGCTGTCGCAGATCGGCGGCACCTGGCCGACGGACGGCCGGATCGTCGGGATCCTGGTGGACCCCGACGGCGACCTCAGCGGTCTCGACGCCGTGCGGACTGCGGTCTCGGCGGCCGGCATGGTGCCGCTCGTCGTCGCGCCGTACGGCGGGAAGCTCGCGGACGGGACGACGGTCCAGCGGACCTTCGCCGCCACTCGGTCCGTCGAGTTCGACGCCGTGCTCGTCGCGGGCAGTCCGGCCCCGGGTGCCGACGCGCTCGTGGTCCGCGACAGCAAGGTCGGCGACGACGAGAACGCCGTGCTCGACCCGCGCGTCGTGCTGCTGCTGCAGGAGTGCTTCCGGCACGCCAAGGCGATCGGGGCCTGGGGTGCCGGTGTCGACGCGCTCGAGCTGGCCGGGGTCGCGGACGCACCCGGCGTGCTCATCGGTGACGACCCGGCGACGGTCTTCACGGAGCTCCACACGGCCCTGGGCGCGCACCGCGTCTGGGAGCGGTTCGGGACGGTGCTGGGGTGA
- a CDS encoding methylenetetrahydrofolate reductase, whose product MRNKASTAPTLQRLLENARYEVLPTASTEDKVLEHVPRDVAVTVTASPGKGLEATFDLAERLAGHGYVVVPHVAARMVSGRTELEEICARLTGKGISRVFVPGGDAEPAGDYLDALSLLEDLAALGRPFSQVGITGYPESHPTIHDDLTVQSMWDKRRYATHIVSNLTFDPAVIRDWVHRMRRRGITTPLLLGIPGPVDRTKLLTMATKIGVGESTRFLAKNKGTFARLAAPGGFTGESFLEKCAPTLAEPTALVEGLHVFTFNQVAETEAWRRGLLDRLRD is encoded by the coding sequence ATGCGCAACAAGGCCTCGACCGCCCCGACGCTCCAGCGGTTGCTGGAGAACGCGCGCTACGAGGTGCTGCCGACGGCCTCGACCGAGGACAAGGTGCTCGAGCACGTGCCGCGCGACGTCGCGGTCACGGTCACGGCGTCGCCGGGCAAGGGGCTGGAGGCGACCTTCGACCTGGCCGAGCGCCTGGCCGGCCACGGGTACGTCGTCGTACCCCACGTCGCGGCCCGGATGGTGTCGGGCCGTACGGAGCTGGAGGAGATCTGCGCGCGCCTGACCGGGAAGGGCATCTCGCGCGTCTTCGTGCCCGGCGGCGACGCCGAGCCGGCCGGCGACTACCTGGACGCGCTGTCGCTGCTGGAGGACCTCGCTGCGCTCGGCCGCCCGTTCAGCCAGGTCGGGATCACCGGCTACCCGGAGTCGCACCCGACCATCCACGACGACCTGACCGTGCAGTCGATGTGGGACAAGCGCCGCTACGCGACCCACATCGTCAGCAACCTGACCTTCGACCCGGCGGTCATCCGTGACTGGGTGCACCGGATGCGCCGGCGCGGGATCACCACGCCGCTGCTGCTCGGCATCCCCGGTCCGGTCGACCGGACCAAGCTGCTGACGATGGCGACCAAGATCGGCGTGGGTGAGTCCACCCGCTTCCTCGCCAAGAACAAGGGCACCTTCGCGCGCCTGGCGGCACCGGGCGGCTTCACCGGCGAGTCCTTCCTGGAGAAGTGCGCGCCGACGCTGGCCGAGCCGACCGCGCTCGTCGAGGGGCTGCACGTCTTCACGTTCAACCAGGTCGCCGAGACGGAGGCCTGGCGGCGGGGCCTCCTGGACCGGCTCCGGGACTGA